One Setaria viridis chromosome 5, Setaria_viridis_v4.0, whole genome shotgun sequence genomic region harbors:
- the LOC117854644 gene encoding AP2/ERF and B3 domain-containing protein Os01g0693400, translated as MDSASSLVDDTSSGGGGGASTDKLRALAAAAASAGAPLERMGSGASAVVDAAEPGAEADSAAAAAAGAGAGVGVGGKLPSSRYKGVVPQPNGRWGAQIYERHQRVWLGTFAGETDAARAYDVAAQRFRGRDAVTNFRPLADADPDAAAELRFLVSRSKAEVVDMLRKHTYFDELAQNKRAFAAAASAPTPSALANAHSSPSPSPAAAAAAAREHLFDKTVTPSDVGKLNRLVIPKQHAEKHFPLQLPSAGGESKGVLLNFEDAGGKVWRFRYSYWNSSQSYVLTKGWSRFVKEKGLQAGDVVGFYRSAAAAGADSKLFIACRLRPNGDVAALTSPVVEVEPSSAPVAKAVRLFGVDLLSAPAQAPAAAPAEAMAGCKRARDLAALPQAAFKKQLVELALV; from the coding sequence ATGGACAGCGCGAGCAGCCTCGTGGACGAcaccagcagcggcggcggcggcggcgcgtccacGGACAAGCTCAGGGCtttggccgccgcggccgcctctgCGGGGGCGCCGCTGGAGCGCATGGGCAGCGGCGCCAGCGCGGTCGTGGACGCGGCCGAGCCGGGCGCCGAGGCGGactcggccgccgcggccgccgcgggggcgggcgcgggcgtgggcgtgggcggGAAGCTGCCGTCGTCAAGGTACAAGGGCGTGGTGCCGCAGCCCAACGGGCGGTGGGGCGCGCAGATCTACGAGCGCCACCAGCGCgtgtggctcggcaccttcgCGGGGGAGaccgacgccgcgcgcgcctacgACGTCGCCGCGCAGCGGTTCCGCGGCCGCGACGCCGTCACCAACTTCCGCCCGCTCGCGGACGCCgacccggacgccgccgccgagctccgctTCCTCGTGTCACGCTCCAAGGCCGAGGTCGTCGACATGCTCCGAAAGCACACCTACTTCGACGAGCTCGCCCAGAACAAgcgcgccttcgccgccgccgcgtccgcgccgACGCCCTCGGCGCTCGCCAACGCCCACTCCTCCCCGTCTCCCTctccggcggctgcggcggccgccgcgcgggaGCACCTGTTCGACAAGACGGTCACCCCCAGCGACGTGGGCAAGCTGAACCGGCTGGTGATCCCGAAGCAGCACGCCGAGAAGCACTTCCCGCTGCAGCTCccgtccgccggcggcgagagcaAGGGCGTCCTCCTCAACTTCGAGGACGCGGGGGGCAAGGTGTGGCGGTTCCGCTACTCGTACTGGAACAGCAGCCAGAGCTACGTGCTCACCAAGGGCTGGAGCCGCTTCGTCAAGGAGAAGGGCCTCCAGGCCGGCGATGTCGTCGGCTTCTACCGCTccgcggctgccgccggcgccgacagcAAGCTCTTCATCGCCTGCAGGCTGCGGCCCAACGGCGACGTCGCCGCCCTGACAAGCCCCGTAGTGGAGGTGGAGCCATCTTCGGCGCCGGTGGCGAAAGCCGTCCGCCTCTTCGGTGTCGACCTGctgtcggcgccggcgcaggccccggcggcggcgccagcggagGCCATGGCCGGGTGCAAGAGGGCCAGGGACCTGGCGGCGCTCCCGCAGGCGGCGTTCAAGAAGCAGCTCGTAGAGCTGGCACTAGTGTAG